One Alcaligenes ammonioxydans DNA segment encodes these proteins:
- a CDS encoding MBL fold metallo-hydrolase has product MNPNEQKLNYPWADTLPPPGGSLEVAPGVRWLRMPLPFALDHINLWLLRDQIEGRDGWTIVDCGVARPEVRALWEQVFQHELDGLPVLRVIVTHMHPDHIGLADWLCQRWNAPLWISMTDYATARLWSGAGGRQTGAEAGGPNGVAAEAHFVRHGLQDEKAREQIRSRGDYYPSMVPSVPERFVRLMDGQRVVIAGRPWRLIVGYGHAPEHMSLYCEALKVLISGDMLLPRISTNISVFDTEPFANPLPLYLNSLLSYQDLAADTLVLPSHGKPFRGMHERIRQQQEHHAERLEEVLQACDQPCTAADILPVLFHRKLDSHQMTFAMGEAIAHLHALYFDGRLCRQMGEDGVYRFQRT; this is encoded by the coding sequence ATGAATCCTAACGAACAAAAATTGAATTATCCCTGGGCAGATACCCTGCCCCCACCGGGTGGCAGCCTGGAGGTCGCACCGGGGGTGCGATGGTTGCGCATGCCTTTGCCCTTTGCGCTGGATCACATCAATCTGTGGCTGTTGCGCGACCAGATCGAGGGTCGCGACGGTTGGACTATTGTGGACTGTGGTGTCGCCCGCCCTGAAGTGCGCGCGCTGTGGGAACAGGTTTTTCAGCATGAACTGGACGGTTTGCCTGTCCTGCGCGTGATCGTGACTCATATGCACCCTGACCACATTGGCTTGGCCGACTGGTTATGCCAGCGTTGGAATGCTCCTTTGTGGATCAGCATGACCGATTACGCCACGGCTCGCTTGTGGTCGGGTGCGGGTGGACGACAGACGGGTGCGGAAGCGGGCGGCCCGAATGGTGTGGCGGCAGAGGCGCATTTTGTCCGTCACGGTCTGCAAGATGAGAAAGCCCGTGAGCAGATTCGCAGCCGGGGCGATTACTACCCTTCGATGGTGCCTTCAGTGCCCGAGCGTTTTGTGCGCTTGATGGATGGTCAGCGTGTGGTGATCGCCGGTCGCCCCTGGCGTTTGATCGTGGGTTACGGCCATGCGCCCGAGCATATGTCCTTGTACTGCGAAGCGCTGAAGGTGCTGATCTCCGGTGACATGCTCTTGCCGCGTATCTCCACCAATATCAGCGTGTTCGATACCGAGCCCTTTGCCAATCCTTTGCCCTTGTACCTGAATTCCTTGCTGTCTTATCAGGATCTGGCCGCGGATACCCTGGTGCTGCCCTCACATGGCAAACCTTTCCGTGGCATGCATGAGCGCATTCGTCAGCAGCAGGAACATCATGCCGAGCGACTGGAAGAGGTCCTGCAAGCGTGTGACCAGCCCTGTACGGCAGCCGACATCTTGCCGGTGCTGTTTCATCGCAAGCTCGATTCGCATCAGATGACTTTTGCCATGGGCGAGGCCATTGCTCATTTGCACGCCTTGTACTTTGACGGTCGTTTGTGTCGCCAGATGGGCGAGGACGGGGTGTACCGCTTCCAGCGCACATGA
- a CDS encoding MerR family transcriptional regulator gives MTTTTWTISDLAHEFGITPRTLRFYEDQGILSPLRQGTQRIYQPRDRARLKLALRGKRLGLQLSEILRLINMYESPMDTASQLKHYQEVLNEHRLRLERQRQDLDQTLQEIQDQLDICHTMSEQLKQESR, from the coding sequence ATGACAACGACAACCTGGACAATATCGGATCTGGCGCATGAGTTCGGCATTACGCCCCGAACCCTGCGTTTCTATGAAGACCAAGGAATCTTGAGCCCGCTGCGCCAAGGTACCCAGCGCATTTATCAGCCCCGCGATCGTGCCCGCCTGAAGCTGGCCCTGCGCGGCAAACGGCTGGGACTGCAGTTATCGGAGATCCTGCGGCTGATCAATATGTATGAATCCCCGATGGACACCGCTTCGCAGCTTAAGCATTATCAGGAAGTGCTAAACGAGCATCGCCTGCGCCTGGAGCGGCAGCGGCAGGACCTGGATCAGACCTTGCAGGAAATTCAGGATCAGCTCGACATCTGTCACACCATGAGTGAACAGTTAAAGCAGGAATCCCGATAA
- a CDS encoding carboxyl transferase domain-containing protein, which translates to MSVIESRINPRSQDFQDNASIMQALILDLRQKLQKTALGGSESARQRHVGRGKLLPRERVERLLDPGTPFLELSPLAAQDVYNNESPGAGIITGIGRIAGIECVVVCNDATVKGGTYYPLTVKKHLRAQEIAQQNNLPCVYLVDSGGANLPNQEDVFPDRDHFGRIFYNQANMSAQGIAQIAVVMGSCTAGGAYVPAMSDESIIVRDQGTIFLGGPPLVKAATGEEVSAEDLGGGDVHTRLSGVADHLAENDLHALELARRCVGRLNREKKLPWPLKEVREPRYDPQELNGIIPADTRKPYDVREVIARIVDDSDFDEFKARFGTTLVTGFAHIHGMPVGIIANNGILFSEAAQKGAHFIELCCQRKTPLVFLQNITGFMVGRKYENEGIARHGAKLVTAVSTAAVPKFTVILGGSFGAGNYGMCGRAFSPRLLFLWPNARISVMGGEQAASVLATVRRDGLEARGQTWSAEEEEAFKAPIRAQYEHEGHPYYATARLWDDGIIQPSDTRRVLALGLSAALNAPIEDTRFGVFRM; encoded by the coding sequence ATGTCAGTTATTGAATCCCGCATCAATCCGCGTTCCCAAGACTTTCAGGACAACGCCTCGATCATGCAGGCCCTGATCCTTGATCTGCGCCAAAAGCTACAGAAAACCGCCTTGGGTGGGTCCGAATCCGCCCGGCAACGCCATGTGGGACGCGGCAAGCTGCTGCCGCGCGAACGCGTCGAACGTCTGCTTGATCCCGGTACGCCTTTTCTGGAGCTCTCGCCTCTGGCTGCCCAGGATGTCTATAACAACGAGTCTCCTGGCGCGGGCATCATCACGGGCATTGGCCGCATTGCCGGCATTGAATGCGTGGTGGTCTGCAACGACGCTACGGTCAAGGGCGGGACCTACTATCCGCTGACTGTGAAGAAGCATTTGCGTGCCCAGGAAATTGCCCAACAGAACAATCTGCCTTGCGTATATCTGGTGGACTCGGGCGGGGCCAACCTGCCCAATCAGGAAGACGTATTCCCGGATCGGGACCACTTTGGCCGCATCTTCTACAACCAGGCCAATATGTCGGCCCAGGGCATTGCGCAGATTGCTGTCGTGATGGGTTCATGTACCGCTGGCGGTGCCTACGTGCCGGCCATGAGCGATGAGTCCATCATCGTGCGCGACCAGGGCACCATCTTCCTGGGTGGGCCGCCACTGGTCAAAGCCGCAACCGGTGAAGAAGTCAGCGCCGAAGACCTGGGTGGTGGCGATGTGCACACCCGTCTGTCCGGCGTGGCCGACCATCTGGCCGAGAACGATCTGCATGCGCTGGAACTGGCACGCCGCTGTGTCGGCCGCCTGAACCGCGAGAAAAAACTACCCTGGCCGCTGAAAGAAGTGCGCGAACCGCGCTACGACCCGCAAGAGCTGAACGGCATCATCCCCGCCGATACCCGCAAGCCCTACGATGTGCGCGAAGTGATCGCCCGCATTGTGGATGACTCGGACTTTGATGAATTCAAAGCCCGCTTTGGCACCACGCTGGTGACCGGCTTTGCCCATATCCACGGCATGCCCGTGGGCATCATCGCCAACAACGGCATTCTGTTCTCGGAAGCGGCCCAGAAAGGCGCCCACTTCATTGAACTGTGCTGCCAGCGCAAGACACCTTTGGTGTTCCTGCAGAACATTACCGGCTTCATGGTGGGCCGCAAGTACGAAAACGAAGGGATTGCCCGCCACGGCGCCAAACTGGTCACCGCCGTATCCACGGCTGCCGTACCCAAGTTCACCGTGATTCTGGGCGGCTCTTTCGGTGCCGGTAACTACGGCATGTGTGGCCGTGCCTTCAGCCCGCGCCTGCTGTTTCTCTGGCCCAATGCCCGTATCTCGGTCATGGGTGGGGAGCAGGCTGCCAGCGTACTGGCTACCGTGCGCCGTGATGGACTGGAAGCTCGTGGCCAGACCTGGAGCGCCGAGGAAGAAGAGGCGTTCAAGGCCCCGATCCGCGCCCAGTACGAACATGAAGGCCATCCCTACTACGCCACGGCGCGTCTATGGGATGACGGCATCATCCAACCCTCGGATACCCGGCGCGTTCTGGCCCTGGGCCTGTCCGCCGCCTTGAACGCCCCTATTGAAGACACCCGCTTTGGCGTGTTCCGCATGTAA
- the gluQRS gene encoding tRNA glutamyl-Q(34) synthetase GluQRS: MTAQPLTPYCGRFAPSPSGPLHEGSLVAAMASYLDARAQSGRWLLRIEDIDTPRVVKGADQLIMQQLQGLGMHWDGEVVWQSQRLARYQEVFDSLREQNLVYGCACTRQEILAASLPVSPEATDHPYAGTCRHGIAPGRSIRAWRLRVPKGVESFTDRWAGPQQQDVAQEVGDYIIKRADKLWAYQFVVVIDDADSQITDVVRGADLLSSTARQRVLQGMLGLPVPRTLHVPLACDSQGRKLSKQNHAPAFDLEHPLETLQRVWAFLGFAPVAASTLDAFWSQATRAWAQRFPLPDKRQGFK, translated from the coding sequence ATGACCGCCCAGCCCCTTACCCCTTACTGTGGTCGCTTTGCGCCTAGTCCCAGTGGTCCCTTGCACGAGGGTTCGCTGGTTGCCGCCATGGCCAGCTACCTGGATGCACGCGCCCAGAGCGGGCGCTGGTTATTGCGCATTGAAGATATAGACACGCCACGCGTTGTGAAAGGGGCAGACCAGCTCATCATGCAGCAATTGCAAGGCCTGGGCATGCACTGGGACGGCGAGGTGGTTTGGCAAAGTCAGCGTCTGGCCCGTTATCAGGAGGTGTTCGACAGCCTGCGCGAGCAGAATCTGGTTTACGGCTGTGCCTGCACACGCCAGGAAATTCTGGCCGCCTCCCTCCCTGTCAGCCCGGAAGCCACGGACCATCCCTATGCAGGCACCTGCCGACATGGCATTGCCCCAGGCCGCAGCATCCGCGCCTGGCGGCTGCGCGTCCCCAAAGGGGTGGAGAGCTTCACCGATCGCTGGGCCGGGCCGCAGCAGCAAGATGTCGCCCAAGAAGTCGGGGACTACATTATTAAACGCGCCGACAAGCTCTGGGCCTATCAGTTTGTAGTGGTCATTGATGATGCAGACAGCCAGATCACCGATGTGGTACGAGGTGCAGATCTGTTAAGTTCCACGGCACGCCAGCGCGTTCTGCAAGGCATGCTGGGACTGCCTGTCCCGCGCACCTTGCATGTGCCGCTGGCCTGCGACAGCCAAGGCCGCAAGCTCTCCAAACAGAACCATGCCCCGGCCTTCGATCTGGAGCACCCCTTGGAGACACTGCAACGGGTCTGGGCCTTTCTGGGCTTTGCACCTGTTGCGGCTAGCACGCTGGACGCATTCTGGAGCCAGGCTACCCGTGCCTGGGCACAGCGTTTCCCGCTGCCGGACAAGCGTCAAGGTTTCAAATAA
- a CDS encoding acetyl-CoA C-acyltransferase, translating into MTNSVVIVSIARTPMGGMMGSLSDLAAHELGAVAIKAAVERSGIQADQIDEVIMGNVLQAGQGQAPARQAALGAGLPQGVACTTIHKVCGSGLKAAMFAHDLLKAGSVDVVVAGGQESMSNAPYLLLKGRQGYRYGHSTVYDHMAMDGLEDAYSRGTAMGVFAEDCASKYEFSREEQDAYALESLRRARQASEDGSFDWEIAPVTIAGRKGDVVIAKDEAPTKAMPEKIPTLRPAFKKDGTITAANASSISDGAAAMVITTEEKAKELGATPLARIVAHTQHAQEPAWFTTAPVAAIQKLLDKTGWSVADVDLFEINEAFAVVTMAAMKELNIPHDKVNIHGGATALGHPIGASGARLLATLIGALRKTGGKRGIASLCIGGGEAVALAVELV; encoded by the coding sequence ATGACTAATTCCGTTGTCATCGTCTCGATCGCCCGCACCCCGATGGGCGGCATGATGGGTAGTCTGTCCGATCTGGCCGCTCACGAACTGGGCGCGGTCGCCATCAAGGCGGCCGTGGAGCGCTCGGGCATCCAGGCCGACCAGATCGACGAAGTGATCATGGGTAACGTGCTGCAAGCTGGTCAGGGCCAAGCCCCTGCGCGCCAGGCGGCCCTGGGGGCCGGTCTGCCCCAGGGCGTGGCTTGCACCACCATCCACAAGGTTTGCGGTTCCGGCCTGAAAGCGGCCATGTTTGCCCACGACCTGCTCAAGGCTGGCAGCGTGGACGTCGTCGTGGCTGGGGGCCAGGAAAGCATGAGCAATGCCCCTTATCTGCTGCTCAAGGGCCGCCAGGGCTACCGCTACGGCCATTCCACCGTGTATGACCATATGGCCATGGATGGACTGGAAGACGCGTACAGCCGTGGTACCGCCATGGGTGTGTTTGCGGAAGACTGCGCCAGCAAGTACGAGTTCAGCCGCGAAGAGCAGGATGCCTATGCACTGGAATCGCTGCGCCGCGCTCGTCAGGCCAGCGAAGACGGCAGTTTTGACTGGGAAATCGCTCCGGTAACGATTGCGGGCCGCAAAGGCGATGTAGTCATTGCCAAGGACGAGGCCCCCACCAAAGCCATGCCCGAAAAGATCCCCACGCTGCGTCCCGCCTTCAAAAAAGATGGCACGATTACCGCGGCCAACGCCTCGTCCATTTCGGACGGTGCCGCCGCCATGGTGATCACCACCGAAGAGAAAGCCAAGGAACTGGGCGCCACGCCACTGGCGCGTATTGTGGCTCACACCCAGCACGCTCAGGAGCCCGCCTGGTTCACGACTGCACCCGTAGCCGCCATCCAGAAGCTGCTGGATAAAACCGGCTGGAGCGTGGCTGATGTAGATCTGTTCGAGATCAACGAAGCCTTTGCCGTGGTCACCATGGCCGCCATGAAAGAGCTGAACATCCCGCACGACAAGGTCAATATCCACGGTGGCGCCACGGCCCTGGGTCACCCCATCGGGGCATCGGGTGCGCGCCTGCTGGCCACCCTGATTGGCGCCCTGCGTAAAACAGGCGGCAAGCGCGGCATTGCCTCGCTGTGCATTGGCGGCGGCGAAGCCGTCGCGCTGGCCGTCGAGCTGGTCTAA
- a CDS encoding isovaleryl-CoA dehydrogenase — MSLPGLNFDLGSDLDMLRDAVADFSQAEIAPLAAQLDHDDQFPMHLWKKFGEMGLLGMTVSEEYGGANLGYLAHMIAMEEISRASASVALSYGAHSNLCVNQINRNGTEAQKQKYLPKLISGEHIGALAMSEPGAGSDVVSMKLRAEKKGDRYVLNGSKMWITNGPDADTLVVYAKTDPQAGARGITAFLIEKDFAGFSVAQKLDKLGMRGSHTGELVFQDCEVPEENVLGQLNGGVKVLMSGLDYERAVLAGGPLGIMQAVMDVVIPYIHDRKQFGQAIGEFQLIQGKVADMYTTLQASRALCYAVGKNLDRLGAAHVRSVRKDCAAAILYSAEKATWMAGEGIQILGGNGYINEFPTGRLWRDAKLYEIGAGTSEIRRMLIGRELFAETA; from the coding sequence ATGAGCCTGCCCGGCCTGAATTTCGATCTTGGCTCCGACCTGGACATGCTGCGCGACGCTGTCGCCGACTTCTCCCAGGCCGAAATTGCCCCCTTAGCGGCTCAACTGGATCACGATGACCAGTTCCCCATGCACTTGTGGAAGAAGTTCGGTGAGATGGGTTTGCTGGGCATGACCGTCAGCGAAGAATACGGTGGTGCGAACCTGGGTTATCTGGCCCACATGATCGCGATGGAGGAAATCTCCCGTGCCAGCGCCTCGGTAGCCCTGTCCTACGGCGCGCACTCCAACCTCTGTGTGAACCAGATCAACCGCAACGGGACAGAAGCCCAGAAGCAGAAATACCTGCCCAAACTGATCAGCGGCGAGCATATCGGTGCCCTGGCCATGAGTGAGCCCGGTGCTGGTTCGGACGTGGTCAGCATGAAGCTGCGCGCCGAAAAGAAAGGCGATCGCTACGTGCTCAATGGCTCCAAAATGTGGATTACCAACGGTCCGGACGCTGACACCCTGGTGGTGTACGCCAAAACGGACCCGCAAGCCGGCGCACGCGGCATTACCGCCTTTCTGATCGAAAAGGATTTTGCCGGTTTTTCCGTCGCCCAGAAGCTGGACAAACTAGGCATGCGCGGCAGCCACACGGGCGAACTGGTGTTCCAGGACTGTGAAGTGCCTGAAGAAAACGTGTTGGGCCAGCTCAATGGCGGCGTCAAAGTGCTGATGTCCGGCCTGGACTACGAACGCGCCGTACTGGCCGGTGGCCCGCTGGGCATCATGCAAGCCGTCATGGACGTCGTCATTCCCTACATCCACGACCGCAAGCAATTCGGCCAGGCCATTGGCGAATTTCAACTGATTCAAGGCAAGGTGGCCGATATGTACACCACCCTTCAAGCCAGCCGCGCCCTGTGCTATGCCGTGGGCAAGAACCTGGATCGTCTGGGCGCCGCTCACGTGCGCTCCGTGCGTAAAGACTGCGCGGCCGCCATCCTGTACAGCGCTGAAAAAGCCACCTGGATGGCCGGCGAAGGCATCCAGATTCTGGGCGGCAACGGCTACATCAACGAATTCCCCACAGGCCGCCTGTGGCGCGATGCCAAGCTGTACGAGATCGGCGCGGGCACCAGTGAAATTCGCCGCATGCTGATCGGCCGCGAACTGTTCGCTGAAACCGCCTAA
- the aceK gene encoding bifunctional isocitrate dehydrogenase kinase/phosphatase, whose protein sequence is MTATQVAQAMLDGFNRHYALFRYSAQRAKSLYESGDWHGIQQLSRERIEYYATRVRECAAMLSQNLRLHQPTPSAPAHLDEAQQQLWLQAKAEFVRLLSGHRQPECAETFFNSVSCRVLHRHYFRNEFIFVRPAVATDYLDGALPSYRVYYPTEEGLEASLTSMLADFGLAAPFADLPRDVRTLARMAVRQLCRRLPRGYGSRIGSDCQIQVLNSLFFRNKGAYVVGRLINQGEVLPFSLAILHRPSGHLYIDALLHTTDDLSTLFSFTRAYFLVDMEAPSAYVDFLSSLLPRKPKAELYTAIGLQKQGKTLFYRDFLHHLSHSHDHFDLAPGIAGMVMTVFTLPSYPYVFKLIRDRIQKQGMDHATVRSKYQLVKKHDRVGRMADTWDYAQVALPKARFSQALLEELRREVPSLLEESEDTILLRHVYIERRMTPLNLYLNKASDPALNAAVDQYGKAIRELAAADIFPGDMLFKNFGVTRLGRVVFYDYDEIQHMREMNFRAIPPAPNEEAEMASEPWYPIGPNDVFPEEFGYFLLTDPRIRKAFMAHHAELLEPEWWSQCRLRVTQGRIENIFPYNKDRQLHEFAKRAPVSSLQPGVFHD, encoded by the coding sequence ATGACCGCGACCCAGGTCGCTCAGGCCATGCTGGATGGTTTCAATCGCCACTATGCGCTGTTTCGCTATAGCGCCCAGCGCGCCAAGTCCTTGTACGAATCGGGGGACTGGCATGGCATCCAGCAACTGTCCCGTGAGCGTATCGAGTATTACGCCACGCGAGTGCGCGAGTGCGCGGCCATGCTCAGCCAGAATCTGCGTCTGCATCAACCGACACCGTCGGCACCGGCCCACCTGGACGAGGCCCAGCAGCAATTGTGGCTACAGGCCAAGGCAGAGTTTGTACGCCTGCTCTCGGGTCACCGACAGCCGGAATGCGCCGAGACGTTCTTTAACTCCGTCTCCTGCCGCGTCTTGCATCGGCACTACTTTCGCAACGAATTCATTTTCGTGCGCCCAGCCGTTGCCACGGATTATCTGGACGGCGCGCTGCCTTCGTATCGGGTCTATTACCCCACCGAAGAAGGTCTGGAAGCCAGTCTAACCAGTATGCTGGCCGACTTCGGTCTGGCCGCCCCCTTTGCCGACCTGCCACGCGATGTGCGCACGCTGGCTCGCATGGCGGTGCGTCAGCTGTGTCGCCGTCTGCCACGGGGCTATGGTTCGCGCATTGGCTCAGACTGCCAGATTCAGGTGCTGAACTCCCTGTTCTTTCGCAACAAGGGGGCCTATGTGGTGGGCCGCCTGATCAATCAAGGCGAAGTGCTGCCTTTTTCGCTGGCCATTTTGCATCGCCCCTCCGGACATTTGTACATCGACGCCTTGCTGCACACCACTGACGACCTGTCCACGCTGTTCAGCTTTACGCGCGCCTACTTCCTGGTCGATATGGAAGCCCCGTCGGCCTATGTGGACTTCCTGTCCAGCCTGCTGCCACGCAAGCCCAAGGCCGAGCTTTATACCGCCATCGGTCTGCAAAAGCAGGGCAAGACGCTGTTCTACCGCGACTTTCTGCACCACCTGTCGCACTCGCACGATCACTTTGATCTGGCTCCCGGTATTGCCGGTATGGTGATGACCGTCTTTACGCTGCCGTCTTACCCTTATGTCTTCAAGCTGATTCGCGACCGCATTCAAAAGCAGGGCATGGATCATGCCACGGTGCGCAGCAAATACCAGCTGGTCAAAAAGCATGATCGTGTCGGGCGCATGGCTGACACCTGGGATTACGCGCAGGTTGCCTTGCCCAAGGCCCGCTTTTCACAAGCCTTGCTGGAAGAGTTGCGGCGCGAAGTGCCCAGCCTGCTGGAAGAGTCCGAAGACACCATCTTGCTGCGCCACGTCTATATCGAACGGCGCATGACTCCCCTGAACCTGTACCTGAACAAGGCCAGCGATCCCGCCCTGAACGCCGCTGTCGACCAGTACGGCAAGGCAATCCGCGAGCTGGCGGCCGCCGACATTTTCCCCGGCGACATGTTGTTCAAGAACTTTGGGGTGACCCGTCTGGGCCGCGTCGTCTTTTATGACTACGACGAAATCCAGCATATGCGCGAGATGAATTTCCGCGCCATTCCGCCCGCACCGAACGAAGAAGCCGAAATGGCGAGCGAACCTTGGTATCCGATTGGCCCAAACGATGTATTTCCCGAAGAATTCGGCTACTTTCTATTGACCGACCCACGCATTCGCAAAGCCTTCATGGCCCACCATGCAGAATTGCTGGAGCCTGAATGGTGGTCTCAATGTCGCTTGCGGGTAACGCAAGGTCGGATCGAAAATATTTTTCCGTATAACAAAGATCGGCAGCTGCACGAGTTTGCCAAGCGCGCACCGGTCTCCTCTTTGCAACCAGGAGTCTTTCATGACTAA
- a CDS encoding acetyl/propionyl/methylcrotonyl-CoA carboxylase subunit alpha, giving the protein MFQTLLIANRGEIACRVAATARRLGLRTVAVYSDADADAQHVRACDQAVRIGGPEPRDSYLKIDAILEAARATGANAIHPGYGFLSENEHFARACEQAGIIFVGPPAQAIAAMGSKSAAKSLMEKAGVPLVPGYHGDNQDPDFLHQQADNIGYPVLIKASAGGGGKGMRIVEESGAFLEALRSCQREAASSFSDDRVLIERYITKPRHIEIQVFGDQHGEYVYLFERDCSVQRRHQKVIEEAPAPGMTPERRQAMGEAAIAAARAVNYVGAGTVEFIAEQDGRFYFMEMNTRLQVEHPVTELITGHDLVEWQLRVADGQPLPAKQDALSIHGHAIEVRIYAENPDKDFLPSIGTLRSLRYPAHASFTCGEVRIDSGVREGSVISPFYDPMIAKVITHGADREQARRRLIRTLADTQVAGVHTNKTFLQRLLGDEAFAQADLDTGLIPRRHDALFPRDQDVPASVLAFAACAVLTHQGMGAPSTNTDPWGVHDGWRLSGDYDQKVHVQLGEQAHEILLQRRESQWQITLGHEQHALRWQAAQAADLADTLTLRLWLGQTEYRAQVLRDGEHLQVAQEGSDWTLSVVDTLANAGTSSQEAHGGRLTAPMPGKIIALNVGAGDSVKQGDVLLVMEAMKMEHSIQAPADGIVAELFFAVGDQVAEGAELVTMES; this is encoded by the coding sequence GTGTTTCAGACCCTGCTGATAGCCAATCGCGGTGAAATTGCCTGCCGGGTGGCCGCCACTGCCCGCCGCCTGGGGCTGCGTACCGTTGCGGTTTACTCCGACGCGGACGCCGACGCCCAGCACGTCCGTGCTTGTGATCAAGCTGTGCGCATCGGTGGCCCCGAGCCACGCGACAGTTATTTGAAGATCGACGCCATTCTGGAAGCCGCCCGTGCCACTGGCGCGAATGCCATCCACCCTGGCTATGGTTTTCTGTCCGAGAACGAGCATTTTGCTCGCGCTTGTGAACAAGCCGGCATTATTTTTGTAGGGCCGCCTGCCCAGGCGATTGCCGCCATGGGCAGCAAATCCGCCGCCAAATCCTTGATGGAAAAAGCCGGTGTGCCTTTGGTGCCCGGTTACCACGGCGACAACCAGGACCCCGACTTCCTGCACCAGCAAGCCGACAATATCGGCTACCCCGTGCTGATCAAGGCCAGTGCCGGTGGTGGCGGCAAAGGCATGCGTATTGTGGAAGAATCCGGCGCATTCCTGGAGGCCTTGCGCTCTTGCCAGCGCGAAGCCGCCAGCAGCTTTAGCGACGACCGCGTGCTGATTGAACGCTACATCACCAAGCCACGCCACATCGAAATCCAGGTCTTTGGTGACCAGCACGGCGAGTACGTGTATCTATTCGAGCGCGATTGCTCGGTGCAGCGCCGTCACCAGAAAGTGATTGAAGAAGCCCCCGCTCCCGGCATGACGCCCGAACGTCGTCAGGCCATGGGGGAGGCCGCCATTGCGGCAGCCCGCGCCGTGAACTACGTCGGTGCTGGCACCGTGGAGTTCATTGCCGAGCAGGACGGACGTTTTTACTTCATGGAAATGAACACCCGCCTGCAGGTGGAACACCCCGTCACCGAACTGATTACGGGCCACGATCTGGTGGAATGGCAATTGCGCGTGGCCGATGGCCAGCCTTTGCCGGCCAAACAAGACGCGCTGAGCATCCATGGACATGCCATCGAAGTGCGGATTTACGCCGAAAACCCCGATAAGGATTTCCTGCCTTCCATCGGTACGCTGCGCAGCCTGCGATACCCTGCCCATGCCTCCTTCACCTGCGGTGAGGTCCGTATCGACAGTGGCGTGCGTGAGGGTAGCGTCATCAGCCCGTTCTACGACCCCATGATTGCCAAGGTCATCACCCATGGTGCGGACCGCGAGCAAGCACGTCGTCGCCTGATTCGCACGCTGGCTGACACTCAGGTGGCGGGTGTACACACCAACAAGACCTTCCTGCAACGTCTGCTGGGCGATGAAGCCTTTGCCCAGGCCGATCTGGACACCGGCCTGATTCCACGCCGTCACGATGCGCTGTTCCCCCGCGATCAGGATGTGCCGGCTTCGGTGCTGGCTTTCGCCGCCTGCGCGGTGCTGACGCACCAGGGCATGGGCGCACCGTCCACCAACACGGACCCCTGGGGCGTCCATGACGGCTGGCGCCTGAGCGGCGATTACGACCAGAAGGTCCATGTGCAACTGGGCGAGCAAGCGCATGAAATCCTGCTGCAGCGTCGTGAAAGCCAGTGGCAGATCACGCTGGGCCACGAACAGCATGCCTTGCGCTGGCAGGCTGCCCAAGCCGCCGATCTGGCTGATACCCTGACTCTGCGCTTGTGGCTGGGTCAGACCGAATATCGCGCCCAGGTGCTGCGCGATGGCGAGCATCTGCAAGTGGCCCAGGAGGGTTCGGACTGGACCTTGAGCGTGGTCGATACCCTGGCCAACGCCGGCACCAGCAGCCAGGAAGCGCACGGCGGACGCCTGACTGCCCCCATGCCGGGCAAAATCATTGCCCTGAATGTGGGCGCTGGCGACAGCGTCAAGCAAGGCGATGTGCTGCTGGTCATGGAAGCCATGAAAATGGAGCACTCCATTCAGGCACCCGCTGATGGCATCGTGGCCGAACTGTTCTTTGCCGTGGGCGATCAGGTCGCCGAAGGGGCGGAGCTGGTCACGATGGAGAGCTGA